From a single Lolium rigidum isolate FL_2022 chromosome 7, APGP_CSIRO_Lrig_0.1, whole genome shotgun sequence genomic region:
- the LOC124679285 gene encoding FCS-Like Zinc finger 1-like has translation MAASAACSSFFFFDAEPLGEAGMPALDACALCTKPLARDSDIFMYRGDTPFCSEDCRHHQMQLDAVRARQAARRLRQYASGTEARSGHQESRKVSVVS, from the coding sequence ATGGCGGCATCAGCAGCCTgctcatccttcttcttcttcgacgccgAGCCGCTCGGCGAGGCCGGCATGCCGGCGCTGGACGCGTGCGCGCTCTGCACCAAGCCGCTGGCCCGGGACAGCGACATCTTCATGTACAGAGGGGACACGCCCTTCTGCAGCGAGGACTGCCGCCACCACCAGATGCAGCTCGACGCCGTCCGCGCCAGGCAGGCCGCCCGGCGGCTGCGGCAGTACGCGTCCGGGACGGAGGCGCGGAGCGGGCACCAGGAGTCCAGAAAGGTGTCCGTCGTGAGCTGA
- the LOC124669464 gene encoding FCS-Like Zinc finger 1-like, with amino-acid sequence MAASIACSFFFFDTERLAEAGMPALDACALCTKPLARDSDIFMYRGDTPFCSEECRDEQMQLDAVRDRQAARRLRQYASGTEARRGHQESRKVSVVS; translated from the coding sequence ATGGCGGCATCAATAGCctgctctttcttcttcttcgacaCCGAGCGGCTCGCCGAGGCCGGCATGCCGGCGCTGGACGCCTGCGCGCTCTGCACCAAGCCGCTGGCCCGCGACAGCGACATCTTCATGTACAGAGGGGACACCCCGTTCTGCAGCGAAGAGTGCCGCGACGAGCAGATGCAGCTCGACGCCGTCCGCGACAGGCAAGCCGCCCGGCGACTGCGGCAGTACGCTTCGGGTACGGAGGCACGGCGCGGGCACCAGGAGTCCCGGAAGGTGTCCGTCGTGAGTTGA
- the LOC124677238 gene encoding FCS-Like Zinc finger 3-like, translating to MAASVASSFFFEDEPAGERGTAAMDACALCAKPLAREKDIFMYRGDTLFCSDECRHKQMRDDAVCERHAARRLRPYSSVPESHRGQRESGEVSVRS from the coding sequence ATGGCGGCATCTGTAGCCAGCTCTTTCTTCTTCGAGGACGAGCCGGCAGGCGAGCGCGGCACGGCCGCCATGGACGCGTGCGCGCTCTGCGCCAAGCCGCTGGCGCGCGAGAAGGACATCTTCATGTACAGAGGGGACACCCTCTTCTGCAGCGACGAGTGCCGCCACAAGCAGATGCGGGACGACGCCGTCTGCGAGAGGCACGCTGCCCGGCGGCTGCGGCCGTACTCGTCCGTGCCGGAGTCCCATCGTGGGCAGCGAGAGTCCGGGGAGGTGTCCGTCCGGAGCTGA